The DNA window AGAACCAATTGATAATGCTTTTACGACAAATGCATCGTTCTGCTTTTTGAAATCTTTAGCTACACGAGCAGCTGCTGACAATTCATTGGTTGAGAAAGCCAGTACAACTGGACCCACCAACGTGTCAGTTAAATCTTCAAAAGGTGTACCTGCCAACGCTTTACGCGCCAGGGTATTTTTAACAACACGAACTACAACATCATTTTCGCGTGCTTTAGAACGAAGATTAGTCATTTGCTCAACAGTCAAACCACGATACTCTGCGACTACCATTGCAACAGTTTTAGCCATTAAAGCTGAAACTTCTTCAACGACAAGCTTCTTATCTTCTAGCCTAAGTGCCATTCTAACCTCCTTAAAACCTACCAAAGGTAGGCCTCTCATCTACGTAGGCATCGGATGAAATTAAGAACATTATTCAACATGCTCACCTACGGTCTGCGATGGGCACTCACTAGTTAGGAGACCCATAACGCAAATCTTAATATAGAAAAATATTAAGATTAAATTGACGACTGATCTACTTTTAAGCCAGGGCCCATAGTGCTAGATACAGTCAACTTCTTCATATAAACACCCTTAGCTGCTGAAGGCTTAGCCTTATTTAAGTCTTCCAACAAAGCAGCCAAGTTTTCTTTTAACTTCTCACTATCAAATGATGACTTACCGATAGGTGCATGGATAATTCCACCCTTATCAACACGGTAACGAACCTGACCAGCTTTAGCGTTATTAATAGCACCAACAACATCAGGCGTAACAGTACCCGTTTTCGGGTTTGGCATTAAACCACGTGGACCTAGAACTTGACCCAACATACCAACAACACGCATTGCATCAGGGCTGGCAACTACAACATCAAAATCCATCATGCCTTTCTTGATTTCATCCGCAAGGTCTTCCATACCCACAAAATCAGCACCGGCAGCCTTTGCAGCCGCTTGATTTGCTTCACCAGTAAACACGGCCACTCGAATATTTTTACCCAAACCATTTGGAAGGACCGTTGCACCACGGACAACTTGGTCAGATTTACGTGGATCAACACCTAGTTTTACAGAAACCTCGATCGTCTCATCAAATTTTGCAACTGCAAGCTCTTTAAGTAAATCAAGAGCAGCAATTAATTCATAGCTAGAGTCTTTATTAACACGCTCAGCAATCATTTTTTGTTTTTTAGTTAGCTTTGCCATTTTATTATCCCTCTACCGTTAAGCCCATGCTACGTGCTGAACCTTCAATTGTTTTGATCGCAGACTCTAAATCGTTAGCATTCAAATCAGGCATCTTTGTAGTAGCAATTTCTTCGATTTGAGCACGAGTAACCTTGCCAA is part of the Thiomicrospira microaerophila genome and encodes:
- the rplJ gene encoding 50S ribosomal protein L10, producing the protein MALRLEDKKLVVEEVSALMAKTVAMVVAEYRGLTVEQMTNLRSKARENDVVVRVVKNTLARKALAGTPFEDLTDTLVGPVVLAFSTNELSAAARVAKDFKKQNDAFVVKALSIGSGALDVNQLDAIAALPTYDEAIGKLMYVMKAPVEKLARTMAALKEQKESEAA
- the rplA gene encoding 50S ribosomal protein L1, yielding MAKLTKKQKMIAERVNKDSSYELIAALDLLKELAVAKFDETIEVSVKLGVDPRKSDQVVRGATVLPNGLGKNIRVAVFTGEANQAAAKAAGADFVGMEDLADEIKKGMMDFDVVVASPDAMRVVGMLGQVLGPRGLMPNPKTGTVTPDVVGAINNAKAGQVRYRVDKGGIIHAPIGKSSFDSEKLKENLAALLEDLNKAKPSAAKGVYMKKLTVSSTMGPGLKVDQSSI